The nucleotide sequence ACAAATTGCAAGAGTTCTTGCTTATGATCCAAGAAAAATAAGAGTTATAAATGAACCAATGGGAGGAGGGTTTGGAGGAAAGGATGAGATAACAACACAAATTCACCTTGCTCTACTTGCATATTATACAAAAAGACCAGTGAAAATTGAGATATCAAGAGAAGAATCAATTATTTTCTCATGGAAAAGACATCCAATGATTTTAAGATATAAAACTGGTGTAAAAAAAGATGGAACTCTTGTTGCTAATGAAGTTTACATTTATGCTGATACAGGAGCATATGCATCTTTAGGTGGACCAGTTGTAAATCTTGCAGTTGAGCACTCTTGTGGCCCATATAGAATTCCAAACACTCATATAGAAGGATTTTGCATATATACAAATAATGGTGTTTCTGGTGCTTTTAGAGGTTTTGGTGTAAATCAGGTAACTTTTGCTATGGAATCTCAAATGGATGAAATTGCATATAGACTCCAAATTGACCCAATTGAATTAAGAAGAAAAAATATTTTAAAAAGAGGAGAGGAGACAGGTATAGGAAGCAAAATTGAAACAAGCATAGGTTTAAGTAAAATTTTGGATGAAATAGAAAAACATCCTCTCTATAGACAAAGAGAGAAAATAAAACTTTCTTCAAATAAATATAAAAAATTAGGTGTTGGAATAGCAATATCTTATCAAGGAACTGGTCTAGGTGTAGGTCTTCCAGATTATGGAGCAGCAATAATTGAAATGAGAAGAGATGGTGGTTTTAATATTTATACTGGAAGTGTTGAAATTGGTCAAGGCATGAAAACCACACTGAAAATAATTGCTCTTGAATCTTTAAAAATTGTTGATGATAATAAAATTTTTATTTTAACAGGTGATAGTTTTTTATCTCCTGATTCTGGAACAACAACTGCATCTGGAGCAACATATAGAAGTGGAAAAGCAATAAAGATTGCATCTGAAAAAATTATAAAAATTTTAAAAAGAGAGGTTTCTGAAATCTTTAATATACCAGAAAACTATATAAATCTAAGAGACGAAACTTTTTATGATATTAATGGTAAAGAATTAATAAATTATGAAAAATTAGGGGGCATTCTTTATGAAAAAAGAAGACTACCCAGAGTTGAAGGTCATTTTAACTTTCCAACATCAAAAACAAAAATTGAAGGAGCCTTTGGTTTACCACATTTTATTTTTAGTTTTTCTGGAAGCATTGCACTTGTTGAAGTAAATATTTTAACAGGTAAGGTAAACTTAGTTAAAGGTGTTAATTTAATTGATGGTGGAAGAGTTATAAATAAAATTGGTTTTGAAGGACAATCTGAAGGTGGAATTGTTATGGGGATGGGTTATGCATTAATGGAAGATGTAATTATGAAAAATGGTGAATTTTTAACAAAAAATTTTTCAACATATATTATTCCTACATCAATTGATGCTCCATATGAGATTGAAACAATTCCTATTGAAAGTATAGAAGAATTGGGACCATATGGTTCAAAGGGAATTGGCGAAACTACTATGGTTCCAATTGCTCCAGCAATAACAAATGCAATTTTTAACGCTACAAAAGTAAGAATAAACCAAATTCCAGCAATTCCAGAAAGAGTTTTCTTTAAATTAAGAGAAAAAGAAAAGGAGATAAGAAATGAAAATTTTATTTAAAGATGTAACTTATATTGGAACTATGGATAAAGATGAAAGAGAGATTGAGAATGGATTTTTATCTATTGAAAATGGAATTATTAAATATGTTGGAGAAGAGGAACCAAAAGAAAATTTCGATAAAATTATTGATGGAAAAGGAAAATTGCTTCTTCCAGGTTTTATAAATACACACCATCATTTTTATCAAACTTTATTTAGAAATATTAAAGAGGCAAATGATTTAAAACTCTTTGATTGGTTAGTCTTTCTATATGATAGATGGAAATATATAGATGAAGAAGCAGTATTTACTTCAACTGTTATCGCAACATTAGAAATGATGAAAAGTGGAGTAACAACAACGACAGACCATTTATATCTTGTTCCTTATGGAAATACAAAAATTTTTGAGGCACAAATTGAAGCAGCAAAATTAACAAAAATTAGATTTCATCCAACTAGAGGTTCAATGTCGCTTTCAAAAAAAGATGGAGGGCTACCCCCTGATAGTGTTGTTCAAAAAGATGAAGAAATTTTAATTCATACTGAGGAGATGATTAAAAAGTATCATGATAACAAAAAGTATTCTATGTTAAGAATTGCAATAGGTCCTTGTTCTCCTTTTTCTGTAACAAAAAATATAATGGTTGAAAGTTTAAATCTTGCTGAAAAATATGATGTGTTGCTCCATACACATCTTGCTGAAACTCTTGATGAAGAAATTTTTTGTAAAGAAAAATTTGGATTAAGACCAGTTGATTATATGGAATCTCTCGGATGGTTAAATAAAAGAGTTTGGTTTGCTCATATGGTTCATTTAAATGATTTTGATATTGAAAAATTAATAAAAAGTGATGTTGGTATGGCTCATTGCCCAACCTCAAATATGAAATTAGGATCTGGAATTGCAAGAGTAAGTGAGTTTAAAGAAAAATTAAGAATTGGTCTTGCTGTCGATGGAAGTTCAAGTAATGACACTAATAATTTTATACAAGAGATAAGAAATGCACTTTTACTTCAAAGGGTTAAATATGGAAGTAGTTCAATTACATCAAGAGATGTTCTTAAATTTGCTACAATAGGTGGTTCAAAAGTTTTAAGAATGGATGATTATATAGGCTCAATTGAGATAGGAAAGGCAGCAGATATAATAATGTTTGATTTAAATAGATTAGAATTTGCAGGTGGTTTAAATGATCTTATTTCTATTCCTGTTTATCTTGATGCTAAACAAGTTGATTTTTTAATGATAAATGGAGAAATCTTAATTCAAGATGGCAAATTTACTCATGTTGATGAAAAAGAATTTATTGAAAAACAAAATAAAATTTCTAAAAAATTAATTTATAAAATTTAAAAATCTATTTTAGGCAAAACTATACCAATTTGTTTATCGTATTTACCTTTTTTATCTTTATAACTGAATTCACACTCTTCATCACTTTCTAAAAAAATTATTTGTGCAATTCCTTCATAAGCATATACTTTTACAGGTAGAGGGGTTGTATTTGATATCTCAATTGTTACTTGACCTTCCCATTCTGCTTCTATTGGAGTTATATTAACAATTATTCCGCATCTTGCATATGTTGATTTTCCGATACAAATCCCTAAAATTTTTCTTGGAATTCTGAGATACTCAATACTTCTTCCTAAAATAAAAGAATTTGGAGGTATTACACAAGTTTCTCCTTTATAATCAACAAAACTTTTGGGATCAAAATTTTTGGGATCAATTATTGAGTTAAATACATTTGTAAAAATTTTAAACTCATCTGAAAGACGAAGATCATAACCATAGGATGATAGACCATATGAAATTACTCCTTTTTTTATCTGTTTTTCTTCAAATGGCTCAATCATTTTATATTCAATTGCCATTTTTTTAATCCATTTATCACTTTTTAACATCTTTACTCCTTATAAAATCATTTTCAATTTCAAAATCTTCAAAAACTGTTGGAGCATATTCTTTTAAAATTTTTAAAATTTTGATAAAAACTTTTCTAATTTCCCATTGGGCATCTTTACTTCCTCTTAATCTTATCATGTGCCTCAACTCTCTGAAATTTGCAGTCAAAACAATTTCTGTTTTTGTAGCATTTGGAAGAACAAACCTTGCATCTTCTTTTGGTATTCCTAAATTTACTAAACTTTTATATACTTTCTTACAAGTTTCCATAAAATCTTTGTAAATTTGCAAGGCTTCATCTTTTTTTGATATTGTTTCAGGAATAATATAATCAAAATTCGACTCATCAACATACCTTTGTGATTTTTGTGTATAAGATGCAATTCTATGCCTTACTAATTGATGAGAAAAACTTCTTGAGACACCAGAGATTCTAAATGAAGCAACAGCATGTTCTAAAACTGACTCATGACCAAGTTTTAATATCATCCTTATAAATTGTTTGTGACTCTCAGGTGTTATTCGATCAAATGATTCATGAGCGGTCCTACCCGCTTTTTCTATGACTTTTTCTGGTTCAGGAGTTATATATATTAACTCAACTTTCAAAAATTATCCTCTATTTGGAGGTCTTACTATAATTTCCTTAAGTTCTGGTTTTTTCTTTAATTCTTCTTTAAGTGCTTCTTCTCTTGCAGGATTTATATAATTTGGGTCTTCAAAAGAGTATTTGAATTTTGTATGAATATCATATCTCCCCTCAATTAAAGCAACTGTATCTTCAACAAAAACAAGTTCTTCATCTGTTGGAATCACAAAAATTCTAACTTTTGAGCCTTCTCCTGTAATTTCAGTTTCAGCATTCCTTGTTTTTGATATCTCATTTTTTCTTTTATCATAAATAATTCCAAGATTTTCTAAACCATCTAAAGTTTTACCACGAATTAATGGACTCATTTCGCCAACTCCTGCTGTAAAAACAATTGCATCAACTCTTCCTAAAACTGCATAATATGAGCCAATATATTTTTTTAATCTATATGTTTCTATTTCAATTGCAAGCTGTGCCCTTTCATCTCCATCTGCTGCTGCTTTTTCAACATCTCTTCTATCTGTATATTTTCCAGTAATACCTAAAATTCCACTTTTCTTATTTAAAAGATTATCAAGTTGATCAACTGATAAATTCTCCTTTCTCATAATAAATAAATCAATGCCTGCGTCATGATCTCCTGCTCTTGTTCCCATAACAAGTCCTTCAAGAGGGGTTAATCCCATTGAAGTATCAACTGAGATTCCATTTTTAACAGCATTAGCACTTGCTCCATTTCCTATATGAAGACAGATTAAATTTGTTTCAAAAGGATTTTTTCCTAATAAAACAGCTGCTCTTTTTGAAACATATAAAAATGATGTTCCATGAAATCCATATCTTCTAACTCTATATTTTTCATACCATTCATAGGGGAGCGAATAAATATAAGCTTGTCTTGGCATAGTTTGATGCCATGCAGTATCCATAATGGCACAGTGTGGAATATCTGGCAAAACCTCCATTGCAGCTCTTACACCAAGTAAATTTGGAGGATTGTGAAGAGGAGCAAGATCTGATAAGGATTCAAATGTTTTTAAAAATTCATCATTTATAATTGTTGATTTTGCAAATTTTTCTCCACCATGTACCATTCTATGACCAACTCCTTTAATGTTTTTTAGATCTTTTATAACTCCTATCTCTGGGTCAAGAAGAGTGTCAATAATTAGTTTAATTGCAACTTTATGATCTGGACAATCGTGTTCAACTTTGAAACTTCCCTTTCCATTTGCATAGTGGTCAATAAAAGAACCTCCAATTCCAACTCTTTCAACTATCCCTCTTGCTAATATTTTTCTCTCATTCCATCTATAGAGTTGGTACTTGACAGATGAGCTTCCACAATTTAATGTGAGTATGTCCATATGACAAACCTCCTCAAGAAATTTTTATATATCAAAAATAATATCAACTTTATATAAATTATCAACTTTCTCTATTATCATATCTTCTAATGTGCACGCCTTAATCGCATATTTTATTTTATGTCTCTTTTCATCAAAAGTTTCTCCCCAAAATTTACCTTTTATTGAATCTTCATTTAATTCTATTATTTTAAATTCTTTTATTAAAAAAAATTTTGAATCAAAAAGATATATGAATTCATTTAAAAATTTATTAAGAAGCATTTCAATAAATTCTGATTTTATTTCAAAATTTATCTCATCTTTTATTTGAAGACCTTCTTCTTCTCTAATTAAAAAAAGAGCTCCTTCTCCTGCGTTTTCAAAAAGTTCAAGAAGAGTCTTTCCATAAACTCTTATTCCTATATCAGCAGTATGCGGAAAAATTTCAAATTTTTTCATCTCTATAAGCAGCAATTCCTCTTACTTCATCAACTGTATCAGTATTTATCAATTTAACTCCAGATGCATTCCTTTTTTGAATAGGAACTTCTTTTGACTTTATTCTTATAACTTTACCAAATTTAGTTACTATGAATAACTCATCTTTTTCACTTACACTTCTTATTGCAACTACTCCATCATTTTTTAATCTTATACCCCTCATTCCTGTTATTCCTCTATTTTTAAGTGGGATTTCTTTAAAATCTAATCTTTTTCCTTTTCCCTTTTGAGTTATTATAAAAATATATTTATTATCTTCTTCTATATCAAAACTAGCAATTTCATCATTATTTTTCAATTTTAATCCCCTTACACCTTTTGCTCCTCTTCCTTGAGGTTTTAACTTCTTCAATGTAAACTTTGCTATATTTCCATTTTTTGATATAACCACTATATTTTCTTCACCATTAACAACTCTAACTCTTTTTACAAAATCTTCTTTATCTAAATTTATTATTTTAACTCCATTTCTTCTTAAATTCTTTAAAAATAGATTCTCTACCAACTTAACTTTACCTTTTATTGTAAAAAGAAGAAGATATTTTTTATTTAAATCACCTGTGTAAATGGATGTAATTCTTTCATCAGGATGAAGTGGTAATAAAATATGAAGAGCTTCTCCTTTTGCTTTTTTCTCACCTTCAGGAATTTCATAAACAGGAAGAGAATATACCTTTCCAAAATTAGTAAATAGATATAAATTTTTATGGGTTGAAGTGAAATAAATATCTGAAATTTCATCTTCTCTTCCTAATGTAATCCCTTTAACACCCTTTCCACCTCTGTTTTGTGTTATAAAATTATTTAAATTTGTCCTTTTTATGTATCCATCATTTGTTAGAAAAACAATAACCTTTTCATCTTGAATGATATCTTTTATAGATAATTCTTCTATTTTTTCTTCTTTTATTTCAGTTTTTCTCTCATCTCCATACTTTTTCTTTATTTCAATCAACTCATCTTCAATTACTTTAAGAAGTGCGTTTCTATTAGTTAATATCTCATTTAATCTCTTTATATTATCTTCTTTTGTTTTTATATCTTTAATTAATTTTTCAACTTCAATTGACATTAATCTTGATAATCTCATATCCAAAATTGCATTACTTTGCTCATCATCAATCTCTAAAAGTAAATTTAATTTTTTTCTAGCGTCTTCTCTATCTTTTGAACCTTTAATTATTTCAATTACTTCTTCTAATCTATCGATTCCCTTTTTTATACCTGTTAATATTTTTAATTCTTTTTTCTCTTCTCTTAACTCAAAAATAGTTCTTTTTGTTATAACTTCCTCTCTAAATTCAAGAAAAGAAAGAAGCACTTCTTTTATAGAAAGTAGTTTTGGTCTACCATTAATTAAAGCAACAAAATTTACAGGAAAAGAGGTCTTTAGTTCTGTATATTCATATAGTTTTTTTTCAAAAATATTTGTATCAACATTTTTCTTTAACTCAATAACTATTCTTATTCCTTCTTTTGAAGATTCATCTCTTATATCATCAATTTCTTTTAATTTTCCATTTTTTACAAGTTCAACAATTCTTTTTATTAAATTTGCTTTGTTTACATTATATGGGATTTCATAAATTATGTAAGATAAAACTTTCCCAATTTTTTCAAATTTCCCCTTACCTTTAATTATTACAGAACCTCTTCCTGTTTCAAAGTAAGATTTTATTCCATCGTAGTTTAATATGACACCTCTTGTAGGAAAATCTGGACCTTTTAAAACTTTTAAAATTTCATCAATAGACTTATTTCTATCTCTTAAAAGAAGAATAAGTGCATCAATTACTTCATTTAAATTATGTGGAGGGATATTTGTTGCCATTCCAACTGCAATTCCTGTTGCTCCATTTAAAAGAATATTTGGTATTTTTGCAGGAAGAACCTCTGGTTCAAGTAGAGTGCTATCAAAATTTGGTCTAAATGGAACAGTCTCTTTTTCGAGGTCACTTAAAAGTTCTAATGATATTGGTGCAAGTCTTACCTCTGTATATCTCATTGCAGCAGGTGGATCTCCATCTAAACTTCCAAAATTTCCTTGGCCTTCAACAAGCGTGTATCTCATTGTAAAATCTTGAGCCATTCTAACAAGCGCTTCATAAACAGGGGCATCACCATGTGGATGGTATCTACCTAAAGTATCACCAACAATTCTTGCACTTTTTTTGAATGGTGAATTTGGAAGATTTCCCAATTCTTTCATGGAATAAAGTATTCTTCTTTGAACTGGTTTTAATCCATCTCTCACATCTGGAAGTGCTCTTGAAACTATTACACTTAATGCATAAGAAAGATAAGAATCTTTAAGTTCTTCCTCAATTGGAACTAAAACCTCTTTTTCCTTATATATCAAGTTCTTTCACCTCCAGAGCGTGCTCTTCAATAAAGTTTTTTCTTACGAAAACATCTTCTCCCATTAATGTATCAATTATTTCTTTTGCTCTTTCAGCATCTTGAACTTGAACTCTTTTAAGAATTCTTGTTTCAGGATTCATTGTAGTTTCATACAACTCTTCTGGATTCATTTCTCCAAGTCCTTTGTATCTATTTATAGAATATTTAATTCCTTGTTTTTCTAGTTCACTTATTATTTTATCTTTCTCTTCTTCAGAATAGGCATATTTTTTATTTTTTCCAAAATTAATTTTGTATAAAGGAGGCATTGCAACAAAAAGATAACCTTCTTCAATTATTTCTTTAAGATAGGTCCAGAAAAATGCGAGAAGTAAAGTTTTAATATGAGAACCATCAACATCTGCATCAGTCATTATAATTATTTTTTTATATCTTAATTTATTAATATCAAAATTTTCAAAAATTCCTGTGCCTAAAGAAGCAATAATCGATTTTATTTCATTGTTATCTAAAATTTTATGAACTGAAGATTTAATTGCATTAAGAATTTTTCCCCTTAAAGGTAAAATTGCTTGAGTTATTCTATTTCTTCCTTGTTTTGCGCTTCCACCAGCAGATTCACCTTCGACAATAAAAAGTTCAGCTTTTTCAGGATCTTTTTCTGAACAATCTGCAAGTTTTCCAGGAAGAGTTTCATCAAAAAAGACTTTTTTTCTTACAAGTTCTCTTGCTTTTCTTGCTGCCTCTCTTGCCTTTTTACTTAATTCAACTCTTTTTAAAATAGATTTAAGCGTATTTGGGTTTTTTTCTAAAAAACTTATTAAATTGTGGTATAAAAAATCTTCAAACTCTTTTTTTACCCAAGAATTTCCTAATTTAGTCTTTGTTTGACCTTCAAATTGTGGATCAAAAATTTTTATATTTATTATTGCAAATAATCCTTCTGCTGCATCTTCCCATGTAAAAGAATCATCATTTTTCAAGAAATCAAATTTTTTACCTTCTTCATTTAAAAATTTTGTTAAACCACTTTTAAAACCTGCAAGATGAGTGCCACCTTCTGATGTATATATTGAATTAACATAAGATAAAATATTGGTTTTTGTTGTGTTTGTATATGTAAAAATTACTTCAAAAAAATAATTTTCTTTTTCTTCATAAAAATATATTGGAGAAACAGTGCATTCTTTGTCTTTTATTAAATCATCAAAATAAGATTTAATACCTCCTTCAAACAAAAATTCCTCTTCTTTTTGTGTTCTCTCATCAATTAATTTTATTTTTACCCCTTTATTTAGAAATGCTAATGTAACAACTCTTTCTCTTATTATATTATAATCAAATTCTGTTGTTTCAAAAATATCTGGGTCTGGTTTAAATTTTATATAAGTTCCTGTTTTAATATCATTTATCTCTTCTTCTTTTAAATCTGTTATACTAACACCTCTAGAGTAAAATTGAAAATATTTTTTTCCATCTCTATAAACTTCAACATAAAGTTTAATAGATAATGCATTAACAACTGAAATGCCTACACCATGAAGTCCACCTGAAACTTTATATGCTTTACCTTCAAATTTACCTCCTGCATGAAGTTTTGTAAGTGCAAGTTCTATTCCAGATAATCCATATTGAGGATGAATATCTGGTGGAATTCCTCTTCCATCATCAAGAACGGATACAGAGTTATCTTTATGTATAGTAACAATAATATTTTTACAAAAACCTGCCATCGCTTCATCTATTGAATTGTCAACTACTTCAAAAACAAGATGATGAAGACCAGAAGAATCTGTTGAACCTATATACATACTTGGTCTTTTTCTTACACCCTCTAAGCCTTCAAGAACTTTTATAAAAGTTGCATCATAATTATTTCTTTCTTCCATATCCCTTCCTTTTTAAAAGAACTTTTACATCTTTTATGACTTCGAAGCCATATATCTCATTTATTTTATTTTTTATTTGAGGAAATAAATTTAAAAAATTTTCACTCCATGTTGGATGGTCTGAAAAGACAATGAGTGTGCCTTTTTTTACATCTTTTGGAATAATATGGTTTGAAATTAAATTACCTACATATTTCTTCCAGTTTAGAATGATGTCTTTTTCATATATTTTTTTCTTTAAATCTCTCTCTTCTATAAATCTATCTAAAATTTGAGAGAGTCTTTCTAGCATTATCTATTCTCCTTTTAATTCCAAAAAAAAAGTGGAACCCTTTGTTTTAAGTTCCACTGGAACAATCTCCTCTGAAAAGGAGGTTATAATTACCTGATTAAAATTATACAATATTTCTAATAAATTTTCAATTTTTCTCTTATCAATTGTTTCGAAAAGATCATCTATTAATATTATTGGCTTTTTATTCAAAATTTCATTGATTAACTTATAAAGTGATAAAATTAAGTATAAAGATATTTCTTCTATTTCTCCAAGTGAAAAGATATTTTTTATTTCAACTCCTTTATATAAAAAAAGAATATCATCAAGATGTGGACCAATTAATCCATAACCTCTCTCTATCTCTTCATTTTTTGTTTTATTTAATTCTTGAAGAGTAATTACTTTTGGATCATAAATTATATCTATTTTATTTAAATATATATTTAACAGCGCTCCTTTTAATTTATTTATAAAACTATCTCTTTTTTCCTGTATTTTAATTCCTCTATCATAAAGTTTTTCATTTAATGATTCAAGCAGTATCTCAAAATAAAAATTTCCTCTTTCCTCCTTTAATTTTTTTAAAATTGAATTTTTTGATTGTAAAATATCATTATATTCTAAAATTAAATTTTTATATTCTTTATCTATCATAGAGAGGAAATTATCCATAAAACCTCTTCTAAGCTCTGGTTCCTTCAATATAATATCTTTTGTTCTAAAGTTAAAAAAAATTACTGGAATAATTCCAACAAGTTCCTTTTGAGACTGAATTGGTTTACCATTTATTGAAATTAATTTTTTTTTATCTTTATAAATTATTTCAATTTTTATTTTAGAATCATTATCAAAAAAGGTTCCTCCTAAAAAGAAACTTGATTCAGGAAATTTTGGAAGTTCACTCTCTTTTAAATTATTAAATGTATTGCCTGAAGAAAGATAATAAATAGCATTGAGTAAATTTGTTTTTCCACTTCCATTTTTTCCAATTATTAAATTTATTTTTTCTTTAAATTCAAGAAAAAAATCTTCAAAATTTCTAAAAGTTAAAATTTTTATTTCTTTAATTATCATTCAGATCTATATGGCATAATAATGTAAAGATGTTTATTGCTATCTTTAAATGTTACTGGCGATTCACCATCAAAATATATTATTTTAACATTCTCTTCATCCATTGTTTTAATTCCTTCTAAAACCTTCTTATTATCAAGATAGATTTTTTCACTACCTCCTTTACCTTCAATTATTTCAATTTCTTCGACTCCCTCTCCTATATCAATTGAACTTCCTTTTAATATTAGTTGTTTATCTTTTATATCAAATTGAACTTTTCCACTACCTTCTCTTGTAATTAAAAGAAGTCTTTGAAGTGAATCAATTAAATTTTTTCTATTAACAATTATATATTTATCTTCATTTCTAGGAAGAACCATTTCATAATTTGGAAAATTTCCTTGACCTAATCTTGAAACAAAATAAATAGATCCACCTGTATAAGAAAAACTTTTCATAGAAAATGAAAGTTTAACATATTCTTTCTCTTCTAATTCTAATATTCTTTCTAGAACAGAAACACTTCCTTTGGGGATTAAAAAAGAAAAGTTTGCTTCGTCTTTTTTAAAATTTTCACTAACAAAAAAAGACAATCTATTTCCATCTGTTGAGATCATTTTTATATTTTCATCTTTAAATTCAACAAGACATGAAGAAAATTCTAATCGAGTTTTTTGTGGGTCTCCTATAGAAAATGATACTTTTTGGAGACCTTTATATAAAAATTCTTTATTAATAACAAATTCTTTTTCAATTTCATCAATAGTTATAAAAGGGTACTCTTCTTCAATGATTCTTATTTTATATTCTTTTCCATCTGAATTTATATTTATAAAACCTTCATTTTTATTTATTTCAATATCTTCTTTATTGAAAGATCTTATTAAATTTTGAAATGTTTTAGATGATACAAGAAATCTATCAATAGTTCCTTCATAATCGAAATAATATTTTATACCAACTTCGAGATCTGTTCCAACAATTAAACCTTTATTATTTTCGCTATCAATCAAAACATTAGAAAGAATAGGCATTGTTGGAGTTGATTTAATTATTCTATTTAATATTGTAAAACCTTTTAATAATTCCTCTCTTTTAACTTTAAACATAAGTTAATCCTCCTTCTAATTTTTAATATTCTATTTAGTAAATATAATATACTCTGTGGAAAAGTTTAATACCTATAGAAATAATTTTTAATAAAGAAAAAAATATCAACAAATTTTCAATCACCTATCAACAACCTTTTTAAATCTTCAATACAAGCTCTTAAATTTTCATCTTTCTTTAATTCTTTTTTTATTTTTTCAATTGAGTGTAAAACAGTAGAATGGTCTCTTCCACCAAAAATTTCTCCAATTTGTGGAAGTGAATAATTTGTTAATTCTCTTATAAGATACATTGCTATTTGTCTAGGAACAACATAATCTTGTGATCTTCTTTCTCCTTCAAGATCTTTTATAGATAGAGAAAAATAATCTGCAACAGTTGCTTTTATTTTATCAGGACTCAAATCAACCTTTTTTACTTTATCGTAAATACCAGAAAGAACTTTTTTTGCATAATCAATAGTTATTTCCTGATTACTTAATGATGCATGAGCAAGGATTCTAATTAATGCACCTTCTAATTCTCTTATATTGCTTGAAATACTTTCTGCTATAAAATTAAAAACATCATCTGGAACAAATATTTTTTCTTTTTCTGCCTTTTTCTTCAAAATAGCAACACGAGTTTCAAAATCTGGTGGAGCAATGTCCACCATAAGACCCCATTCAAATCTACTTCTTAATCTATCTTCAAGTGTTGGTATCTCTTTTGGTACTCTATCACTTGTTATTACAATCTGTTTATAATTATTATGTAAAGTATTGAATGTGTGAAAAAATTCTTCCTGAGTTCTTTCTTTTCCTGCTAAAAATTGAATATCATCTATTAAAAG is from Caldisericia bacterium and encodes:
- the dnaN gene encoding DNA polymerase III subunit beta, which produces MFKVKREELLKGFTILNRIIKSTPTMPILSNVLIDSENNKGLIVGTDLEVGIKYYFDYEGTIDRFLVSSKTFQNLIRSFNKEDIEINKNEGFININSDGKEYKIRIIEEEYPFITIDEIEKEFVINKEFLYKGLQKVSFSIGDPQKTRLEFSSCLVEFKDENIKMISTDGNRLSFFVSENFKKDEANFSFLIPKGSVSVLERILELEEKEYVKLSFSMKSFSYTGGSIYFVSRLGQGNFPNYEMVLPRNEDKYIIVNRKNLIDSLQRLLLITREGSGKVQFDIKDKQLILKGSSIDIGEGVEEIEIIEGKGGSEKIYLDNKKVLEGIKTMDEENVKIIYFDGESPVTFKDSNKHLYIIMPYRSE
- the dnaA gene encoding chromosomal replication initiator protein DnaA gives rise to the protein MKGIWEKALAIIKDYLSKPSFETWFKTTEVVEEGDEKLKIGVISEFAKDWLRSNYLSLIKEVLRAVAGKDIDIEFVVLKKDDDEKEELKIEQKNSFGLNENYTFENFVVGESNKLAHAASMAVAKNPGRSYNPLFIYGGVGLGKTHLIQAIGHYIIKTKPALKVTYVTSEVFTNEVINSIQKNKMNEFHEKYRNIDCLLIDDIQFLAGKERTQEEFFHTFNTLHNNYKQIVITSDRVPKEIPTLEDRLRSRFEWGLMVDIAPPDFETRVAILKKKAEKEKIFVPDDVFNFIAESISSNIRELEGALIRILAHASLSNQEITIDYAKKVLSGIYDKVKKVDLSPDKIKATVADYFSLSIKDLEGERRSQDYVVPRQIAMYLIRELTNYSLPQIGEIFGGRDHSTVLHSIEKIKKELKKDENLRACIEDLKRLLIGD